The following coding sequences lie in one Dehalococcoidales bacterium genomic window:
- a CDS encoding terminase small subunit, translated as MTQQNSKNGFTRTKFSRRNNNVAPDVKIGVGERKLTIKQRKFADEFLRTGNAARSYINAGYSCGRKENANSNASVYAHALLRNPKIVEYVEEVNGKITNERIADIIEVKAFWTTVLRDPEAKMPDRLKASEFIAKTNAAFIDRVEHSGGVKVEHEHSLVQDIIAEHPDLAKQVRDILRSRLGTN; from the coding sequence ATGACTCAGCAGAACTCAAAGAACGGATTTACGCGTACAAAGTTTAGTAGGCGCAACAATAACGTTGCGCCCGACGTCAAGATCGGCGTCGGTGAGAGGAAACTCACTATTAAGCAGCGCAAGTTCGCAGATGAGTTTCTCCGTACGGGCAATGCTGCACGATCCTACATCAATGCAGGCTATTCGTGTGGCAGGAAAGAAAACGCCAACAGCAATGCCAGTGTGTACGCGCATGCTCTTCTCCGCAATCCAAAGATCGTCGAATACGTCGAGGAAGTGAATGGGAAGATCACGAATGAGCGCATAGCAGACATCATCGAAGTTAAGGCGTTCTGGACCACTGTGCTTCGAGACCCCGAAGCAAAGATGCCCGACCGATTAAAGGCATCTGAATTCATTGCAAAGACGAACGCGGCCTTTATCGACCGCGTTGAACACTCTGGTGGAGTTAAAGTCGAGCATGAACACAGCCTCGTCCAAGACATCATCGCAGAACATCCAGACCTTGCTAAACAAGTCCGGGATATTCTCCGAAGTCGCTTGGGCACGAACTGA
- the terL gene encoding phage terminase large subunit, with amino-acid sequence MNTASSKTSSQNIQTLLNKSGIFSEVAWARTDYAYYVHYVHRGNHRPAKHTDFICEILDRVEKGEITRLILTLPPRHSKSMTVSETFPSYFIGKNPDRKVIEVSYGDSLAKKFGRANRRKIEEYGQHLFGIRISPENASVTNWSIQGHSGGMVSAGIGGPITGEGADLLIVDDPIKNREQAESVTYREKIWDEWQNTLLTRLHPGARIIIIMTRWHEDDLVGRLLDTEGNQWTVVNFPAEAEGRDPLGRAVGDPLWPEHGYGSAWLAETKIRVGSRVWNGLFQQRPTPQEGSIIKRHWWRFWRYPNRDMPPVVVRDERGEYVNVEAVPLPIAFEEMAQSWDMAFKDTQESAYVVGQVWSRRGAEKFLMDQVRERLDFVETVSAVKALSAKWPHTYWKWVEDKANGPAVISVLRQTISGLIPIEPDGSKEARAYAVTPQIEAGNVYLPHPLIAPWVSTFIEECASFPNGKYNDQVDAMTQALNWWVQRERGNNDPTQDDACGALLPFAEYSDFDLLEFEHGGFTGL; translated from the coding sequence ATGAACACAGCCTCGTCCAAGACATCATCGCAGAACATCCAGACCTTGCTAAACAAGTCCGGGATATTCTCCGAAGTCGCTTGGGCACGAACTGATTACGCGTACTACGTACATTACGTACACCGAGGAAACCATCGTCCAGCAAAGCATACTGATTTTATTTGCGAGATACTCGACCGTGTTGAAAAGGGAGAAATAACAAGGCTTATCTTAACCCTACCCCCAAGACACAGCAAGTCGATGACCGTATCCGAAACATTCCCATCCTACTTCATAGGAAAAAACCCAGACCGCAAAGTAATCGAAGTAAGTTACGGAGACTCACTTGCAAAGAAATTCGGACGCGCCAACAGACGCAAAATAGAAGAATACGGGCAACATCTATTCGGGATACGTATATCTCCAGAGAACGCATCCGTGACCAACTGGAGTATACAGGGGCATAGTGGTGGCATGGTCAGTGCCGGCATTGGCGGCCCGATCACTGGAGAAGGTGCGGACCTGTTGATTGTAGATGATCCCATCAAGAACAGGGAGCAGGCAGAGTCCGTAACATATCGAGAGAAGATATGGGATGAGTGGCAGAACACTCTTCTTACCCGGCTCCACCCGGGAGCCCGTATTATCATTATCATGACACGCTGGCATGAGGATGATCTTGTTGGCCGTCTTCTTGACACAGAAGGCAACCAATGGACTGTCGTTAATTTTCCGGCCGAGGCAGAGGGGCGTGACCCCCTCGGACGGGCAGTTGGGGATCCTCTTTGGCCTGAACACGGGTATGGATCTGCCTGGCTTGCAGAGACCAAGATTCGTGTGGGCTCTCGTGTCTGGAACGGTTTATTCCAGCAAAGACCCACTCCACAGGAAGGCAGCATCATAAAACGGCATTGGTGGCGTTTCTGGCGCTACCCGAACCGTGATATGCCTCCCGTAGTTGTTCGTGATGAGAGAGGGGAGTATGTTAACGTGGAGGCCGTACCACTCCCGATAGCTTTTGAAGAGATGGCACAGTCTTGGGATATGGCATTCAAGGACACACAAGAAAGCGCGTACGTTGTCGGGCAAGTCTGGTCGCGTAGAGGCGCTGAGAAGTTCTTAATGGATCAGGTGCGGGAAAGATTAGATTTCGTTGAAACAGTTAGCGCAGTTAAAGCATTGAGTGCAAAGTGGCCGCACACATACTGGAAGTGGGTCGAGGATAAGGCGAATGGGCCTGCCGTGATATCCGTTCTCAGACAAACGATATCCGGGTTGATACCCATTGAACCTGACGGCAGTAAGGAAGCAAGGGCGTATGCGGTCACCCCGCAGATAGAAGCGGGAAACGTGTATCTGCCACATCCACTTATTGCGCCCTGGGTCAGTACTTTCATCGAGGAATGTGCATCTTTCCCGAATGGTAAGTATAATGATCAGGTCGATGCAATGACACAGGCGTTGAATTGGTGGGTTCAGCGTGAACGGGGCAATAACGACCCAACACAGGATGACGCGTGCGGGGCATTGTTACCATTCGCTGAGTATAGTGATTTTGATTTGCTCGAGTTTGAACACGGCGGATTTACGGGGCTATAA
- a CDS encoding phage minor head protein, whose product MANRKFSPDFLKDPTRADRIIQEYEKQIVKLFETFKVKIFELFEITDEGRTHTSIVVEPDVFFALIDRLIEEEVLYPGYTIIDAKTHQAYIQGDRFAGIMLGAPLEVRRTEWDKIRKLLTEKTKGDFKGVTDETAKRIRATIGDGILNEVSAGKIARSIVRDIDSVGIVRATAMVRTETMKAVNRGIHDRYVGAGLTDEDEEWLTAIDDRTCDECLANDGKTIKEIGERPPLHPNCRCTIIPKIRVPRGDIEEEE is encoded by the coding sequence ATGGCCAACAGAAAGTTCTCCCCCGATTTCCTTAAAGACCCGACGCGGGCAGACAGGATTATTCAGGAATACGAGAAGCAGATCGTCAAATTGTTCGAGACCTTCAAAGTGAAGATATTCGAATTGTTCGAGATCACAGATGAAGGCCGGACTCATACATCTATTGTTGTCGAACCGGATGTCTTCTTTGCGCTCATCGATCGACTGATAGAGGAAGAAGTTCTTTATCCTGGCTATACGATCATTGATGCTAAGACCCATCAGGCGTACATCCAGGGAGACCGTTTTGCTGGCATCATGCTCGGTGCGCCTCTTGAAGTGCGGCGTACTGAGTGGGACAAGATCAGGAAGTTGCTCACCGAGAAGACGAAGGGGGATTTCAAAGGTGTAACCGACGAGACAGCAAAGCGTATTCGGGCAACGATCGGGGACGGTATTCTGAATGAAGTATCGGCAGGGAAGATTGCTCGCAGCATAGTGAGAGACATTGATAGCGTTGGTATCGTCAGGGCTACGGCGATGGTCCGTACTGAAACCATGAAGGCAGTCAACCGCGGGATACACGACAGATACGTTGGTGCTGGCCTGACGGACGAAGATGAAGAATGGCTGACGGCAATCGACGATAGGACCTGTGACGAATGCCTGGCAAATGATGGAAAAACGATCAAGGAGATCGGGGAACGGCCTCCTTTACACCCGAATTGTCGGTGTACCATCATTCCGAAGATCAGGGTCCCGAGAGGCGATATAGAGGAGGAAGAATAA